The genomic stretch GGGAAAAATGGGAACAGCAGTAATAATAGCAATCTGACGGCGGCATCGAAAAATAATAAAGTTTCAGAAAAAAATAGTACAGGTACAAATTCCGGAAATAGCAGCAAAAATACTTCGAAAAAGAAAAAAGAAAAGGAAAAAACAGAAATTTCGGAGGAAAAATCTGCTAATACGGGGAATAGAAAATACAAAATAGATTATGACCATATAATTGGAGGGGATATTTCTTCCAATGGAGAAAAAGTTACAGGAGGCCATACTCTTTTAAAGGGTGATGTAAGAATTGTGAAGAAAATTGGGGCTCCTTCGAAAAATGGTGTATATAAAGCAAGTGTTGAAATAAGAAAACCTGACGGAACATGGCAGAAAAAAACCAGCAATGGAGGA from Leptotrichia sp. oral taxon 215 str. W9775 encodes the following:
- a CDS encoding EndoU domain-containing protein, which translates into the protein MKKENILRAVRIIVLVIFCLFAAKVFIGKNGNSSNNSNLTAASKNNKVSEKNSTGTNSGNSSKNTSKKKKEKEKTEISEEKSANTGNRKYKIDYDHIIGGDISSNGEKVTGGHTLLKGDVRIVKKIGAPSKNGVYKASVEIRKPDGTWQKKTSNGGVNTMFPESWDEARIIDEINSAWENRKDLKGRDNNMWQGISKSGVVMRGYKSPRITAYPVFEGDR